Proteins encoded by one window of Filimonas effusa:
- the rfaD gene encoding ADP-glyceromanno-heptose 6-epimerase produces the protein MSNLNDTPVIIVTGAAGFIGSCMVQFLNENEHHNLILVDDFGVEKKRANWEGKEYIRTVERQSFFEWLEKEQPEISIVFHLGARTDTTEFDYAIHEELNVQYSQKMWEYCTARQIPLVYASSAATYGNGELGYNDDHEVVKQLQPLNPYGISKNEFDKWALQQTQQPPFWAGLKFFNVYGPNEYHKARMASVIFHSFNQIRDTGLVKLFRSHKDGFNDGEQLRDFVYVKDVVKVMYWLMQQQEADTAGKPASGLYNLGTGTARSFIDLVKATFAGVDKEPNIQFIDMPEDIRDKYQYFTEANMNKLKEAGYHKPFYSLEEGVDDYVRNYLSAGKIF, from the coding sequence ATGAGCAATTTAAATGATACACCGGTGATTATTGTTACGGGTGCGGCAGGATTTATTGGCAGTTGTATGGTACAGTTTCTGAACGAAAACGAACACCATAACCTCATATTGGTGGATGATTTCGGAGTAGAAAAGAAAAGAGCCAACTGGGAAGGCAAAGAATATATCAGAACTGTAGAACGTCAGTCTTTTTTCGAATGGCTTGAAAAAGAACAACCTGAAATTTCTATTGTGTTTCACCTGGGCGCACGTACCGATACAACCGAATTCGATTACGCTATACACGAAGAGCTAAATGTGCAGTATTCTCAGAAGATGTGGGAATATTGTACTGCCAGGCAAATTCCACTGGTATATGCTTCTTCGGCTGCAACCTATGGCAATGGTGAACTGGGGTATAACGATGATCATGAAGTGGTGAAACAGCTCCAGCCATTGAATCCTTACGGTATAAGCAAAAATGAATTCGACAAATGGGCGTTACAACAAACTCAACAGCCCCCCTTCTGGGCAGGTCTCAAGTTCTTTAATGTATATGGCCCTAATGAATATCATAAAGCTCGTATGGCCAGCGTTATATTTCATTCCTTTAACCAGATCAGGGATACCGGTTTGGTTAAGCTGTTCCGCAGCCACAAAGATGGCTTTAACGATGGCGAGCAACTGCGCGACTTCGTTTACGTAAAGGATGTGGTGAAGGTCATGTATTGGCTGATGCAACAGCAGGAGGCTGATACCGCCGGTAAACCCGCATCCGGCTTGTATAACCTGGGCACAGGTACAGCGCGCTCTTTTATCGACCTGGTAAAAGCAACGTTTGCCGGCGTTGATAAAGAACCCAATATTCAGTTCATCGATATGCCTGAAGATATCCGTGATAAATACCAGTACTTTACCGAAGCCAATATGAATAAGCTGAAGGAAGCAGGATACCACAAGCCATTTTATTCTCTTGAAGAGGGGGTTGATGACTATGTGAGGAATTATTTGTCAGCCGGTAAAATATTCTAA
- a CDS encoding biotin/lipoyl-binding protein, with the protein MSNNRIPVLSLVVFVWSVVSSCRSGGGSDEALAVMPTPELPVMTLDTTTALTIRDYAALLEGTENVDLRPQVSGYLEKIFVEEGRFVTAGQPLFTHKDR; encoded by the coding sequence ATGAGCAACAATAGAATACCCGTATTATCCTTGGTTGTTTTTGTATGGAGTGTAGTAAGCAGTTGTCGTTCGGGCGGCGGAAGCGATGAGGCTTTGGCTGTAATGCCAACCCCGGAATTACCGGTGATGACGCTCGATACAACTACTGCTTTAACCATCCGTGATTATGCGGCTTTGTTGGAAGGTACGGAAAACGTAGATCTCCGCCCCCAGGTTAGTGGTTATCTTGAAAAGATCTTTGTAGAAGAAGGCAGGTTTGTTACTGCAGGACAGCCTTTGTTTACGCATAAGGATAGGTGA
- a CDS encoding LytR/AlgR family response regulator transcription factor, whose product MKKLLADIHADIDVIATLDTVAGSVTWFQQHPHPDVVLMYIRIADGLSFDIFQKVNLLCPVIFTTAYDEYAVRAFKVNSLDYLLKPVEREQALDKVKANSMQPNTTLLMHQLLELLNHKQATYRTRFMIPFRDGYKTVLAADVDFYLLCLHHSPSGIKRW is encoded by the coding sequence TTGAAAAAATTGCTGGCCGACATACATGCTGATATTGATGTAATAGCCACACTTGATACAGTGGCAGGAAGCGTAACCTGGTTTCAACAACATCCTCATCCGGATGTGGTATTGATGTACATTCGCATCGCCGATGGATTGAGCTTCGATATCTTTCAGAAAGTGAACTTGCTTTGCCCGGTTATCTTCACTACAGCTTACGATGAGTATGCCGTGCGGGCATTTAAAGTAAATAGTCTTGATTACCTGCTTAAACCTGTAGAAAGAGAACAGGCACTCGATAAGGTTAAAGCGAACAGCATGCAGCCCAACACAACCTTGCTCATGCACCAGCTGCTGGAATTGCTGAATCATAAACAGGCTACCTATCGCACCCGTTTTATGATCCCTTTCAGGGATGGCTATAAAACTGTGCTGGCTGCCGATGTCGACTTTTATTTACTATGCCTTCACCATAGCCCATCTGGTATTAAAAGATGGTGA
- a CDS encoding LytTR family DNA-binding domain-containing protein — MSTFIYYAFTIAHLVLKDGEQIRVGLTMDELEEKLDPDDFFRVNRQHIIHVGSINSIQQYSSNKLRVVLKREPGREVVVSREKVPLFKQWLDK; from the coding sequence ATGTCGACTTTTATTTACTATGCCTTCACCATAGCCCATCTGGTATTAAAAGATGGTGAACAGATAAGAGTGGGACTTACCATGGACGAACTTGAAGAAAAGTTGGATCCCGATGATTTTTTCAGGGTGAACCGCCAGCACATCATACACGTTGGCAGTATAAACAGCATACAACAATATTCCTCGAATAAATTACGCGTGGTACTAAAACGCGAACCCGGCAGGGAAGTAGTGGTAAGCCGGGAAAAAGTCCCCTTGTTTAAACAGTGGCTGGATAAGTAG
- a CDS encoding GNAT family N-acetyltransferase, protein MKSEDFQIAPYQEVFRDQMVSVWEQSVRTTHDFLLEEDLQEIKSFVKEIDFYALQVYCLLYNNSVVGFIGVATDKVEMLFLSPDCIGLGLGKWLMHFAIEQLGACKVDVNEQNKKALAFYNKLGFEPYERSALDDQGKAYPLLRMALKRM, encoded by the coding sequence ATGAAGAGCGAAGATTTTCAAATAGCGCCTTACCAGGAGGTTTTCAGAGACCAGATGGTAAGTGTTTGGGAGCAATCGGTACGGACTACGCATGATTTCCTGCTCGAAGAAGATTTGCAGGAAATTAAGTCCTTTGTAAAAGAAATTGATTTTTACGCTTTGCAGGTCTATTGCCTGTTATACAACAACAGTGTAGTTGGATTTATTGGCGTAGCAACTGATAAAGTGGAGATGTTGTTTTTATCACCTGATTGCATAGGGCTGGGGTTAGGCAAATGGCTCATGCATTTTGCTATAGAACAACTGGGCGCCTGTAAAGTGGATGTAAATGAGCAGAACAAAAAAGCGCTGGCATTTTACAATAAGCTGGGCTTTGAACCATATGAACGGTCTGCGCTTGATGACCAGGGCAAAGCCTATCCTTTGTTGAGAATGGCTTTAAAGCGTATGTAA